The Candidatus Poribacteria bacterium sequence TGACCTACCGCGAGTTCGATCCGGTGGACGTCTTCCTGGCAGAGGACACGGCGTTCGTCGATGCCGTGCGGAACAACAAGCCGTCGCCCATCGATCCCGACGGGATGCTCCTGACGAACGTCATCATCCAGGGCGTCATCGACTCGAACGAACAGGGCGGCCGCGAGGTCGCCGTCACCGTTCCGACCTTCTAGTCGCACCGATGGCGCGGCGTGCTCGACGCCGCACCATCCAACGTCAGCGCGCGAACCGGCCCCTATGCTCTGCGCCGTAGACGATTGCTTCGTGCAGGAACGCCTCGATGTTCTCGAACGGCGTGCCGCCGACGATCCCGTTGCCGGCTCCCAAACACATGCCGCCGCCTTCGCGGTCGAACGTATCGATCAGGTAGCGCACCTCGCGCCGAACGCCGGCTGGGTCGTCCTCGGGCAGAATGTGCTGCACGTCGATACCGGCGAGGAACGTCATTCGGTCGCCGTAGATGTCTGAGACGCTCTGCTCGTCCATCGTGTGTTTCTGAACCGGGTGGAACACGTCGACGCCGGCATCTGCCAGATCGCCTAGGATCTCCGTGTTGTTCCCGCAGCTATGGAGCCACCAGTGCATCCCGAGCTCGCGAAGGCAATCGCCGACGCGTTGGTAGTACGGCAGTAGGAACTCGCGATAGACCGGCGGGCTCATCATGAGCTGCGTCTGGTGGCCCAGATCGTCGCTCGTCCAGAACCCGTCGGGGCCCAAGTCGCGGGCGGCGCGGCGAAGATGGCGGCAGTACTGCTCGCACAGGGCATCGTGCAGCCGATGGATGTTCTCCGGCTCGAGGTGGTAGTCGAGCATCAGGTTCTCCATCCCCCGGATGCCCCACGGCCGCTCGAAGAACAGCGCCCACCAGCCGAAGAGGATGTAGCGCCCCGACGCCTTCAGCTTCGCAGCCTGCTCGATCAGACCGTCGTACTGCGGGTCCTCCTCCGGGTCGGGCATCTTCTCGATGAACTCGTCGAGGTGCGCCCAGTCGTCGATGATGCAGTTGGAATCGTGACCTCGACCGGAGCGCTGGGCTTTCCAGGAGAGCCCCATCCGCCCGATGTCCAGCGGGTTTGCCCAAAGCGTCACCGTGTCTTCGGGATACTTCCCCAGCTCGTTGAGTCGCTCGCCGTGCTGGTTCCACAGCCCTTCGCCCCACCACCGAGCTCTCACGAGCGGTATACGCGACGGGTAGCGACGCTCGACCGCCTTGGTAACCTCCTCGCGCGGCAACGGCTCAAACAACGCATCGGAGCTCATTCGATCCCCTTTCGTCGAACGCGACCTGGTTCCATTGTGCTAGGCACTTGGGTAGTCCGTGCTGGCGTGCCACTCCCTCAACGCATCGTGCAGTTCCCGCTTGCGAGCGGCGTACGTCGGCTCCTGCGCTACGTTCCGGTTCTCGCCGGAATCATTGGCGAGGTCGTACATCATCTCCTCGCCATCCGGGTACACGACGAGCTTCGCGTCTTGCGCCCGAACCATCCACGCGCCGCGCCTCCCGGGCTCCACCGCCCGACGACGTTCCGAGTGCGGCTGCATCCGCTCGCAGAAGGCGAACGGCGCGCCGGGTTTCTCCGCGCCTTCGAGCACGACGCCTGCCAAGGACACGCCGTGGCTGCCTGATGGGCTCCCGGCTCCTGTCAGCTCGAGCAGCGTGGGATGGATGTCCACCAGCGAGACGGGCGTCGCGACGACGGCTCCCCGCCGCCCGCCCGGCGCGGAGACGATCAGCGGAACCCGCGACACGTCCTCGTAGAACGCCGAGGTGCTCTTCCAGACCATCCGGTGGCTGCCCGCCATGTCGCCGTGGTCAGCCACAAAGACGACCACGGTGTTGTCGCGGAGTCCGGCATCGTCGAGCGCGTCGAGTACCCGACCGAGCTGGTCGTCGATCAGGCGAACCGCGCCATAGTAGAGCCGAAGAAACTCGCGCAAGCCGACTGCGCCCAGGTCCCTGACAACGGCGTGGGACCACTCGCGCTCGAACCGGGGCTCCATCGCCTCGTGGTTTTCAGGAACCAGGTCGTCGCTCGGCTCGAAGCGGGTGTCGTACGGCGCGGGAACCACGTTCGGATCGTGCGGGTAATTCATCGAGCAGGTGACCAAGAACGGTCCCGACCGAGGAGCCCGGATGCACTCGACGGTCCGGTCGACTGTGCGCACGTCGAAGATCTGGTCCAGCGGCAGGTCGAGCCGTCCCATCTTCGTCAGGAACTCGGCGTGGCGGTTCCCGTCCCACTTCCCCCCGAGAGCGTGCACCGCCCGCCGGAGCTCCGGTGACACGCGCACCGGCAGCGCCCAGCCGTACCAGTCCAGCCACGTGTCGCGAGGCGTCTGTCGCACACGGTCGAAGTCGCTCCGCATCTCCGACGCGTACTCGATGTGCTCCCGGTACATGTCAGGGAAGTACGGTAGCGGCTCGCCGCTCAGATGCCACTTGCCCAAGTGGTGCGTCTCGTAGCCGGCGGCGTTCAGCAGGCTCTCGGTCGTGACATCATCGGGCGAGAGCGTTTCTTCGGTCTCCGGCGAGGTCTCGGTGGGGTAATCGACGCGCATCGCGTTGTGGATGATGCCGTGTGCGTGCGGGTAGAGCCCGGTGACGAACGAAGCCCGGCTGGGGGAGCAGATCGGCGTCGTGCAGATCGCGGCGTCGAACCGAGTGCCTTCGCGGGCTAGGCGGTCGAGATTGGGCGTCGGAACCATGCCGCCGTACGTGCCGAGCACACGCGCGGTCAACTGGTCGCACATGAACACGAGAACATTCGGCGCGTCTGGCATTGGTTCACCTGGCGGAGGGCTCGTGCCGCTTTCTCCCGGCAAAGTCATAGCACGGTCGTGGGGGCGCGACGAGTCCGACGGGACGATTCCGCATGCGCCTACGGGCGAACATCGGTAAACTGCGACGAGAGGAACACCCGTATGGAGCCGCCACCATGTCTCAAGCGGAACTCCCAAACCGACCCAACGTCGTGTTCGTCATCACGGACGACCAAGGCTACGGCGACCTCTCCTGCCACGGCAACCCCGTCCTGCGAACGCCGAACCTGGATCGCCTCCACGACGAGAGCATTCGTCTGACGAACTTCCATGTCGGGCCCACCTGCGCCCCAACGCGCGCGGGCTTGATGACCGGGCGATACTGCAACTGCACCGGCGTCTGGCACACCATCGCGGGAAGGTCGCTGCTCCGTCAGGGCGAGGTGACCATGGCGGACGTTTTCCGCGCCAGCGGGTACCGAACCGGCATGTTCGGCAAGTGGCACCTCGGCGACAACTACCCGTTCCGACCGCACGACCGAGGGTTCGATGTCGCGCTCTACCACGGCGGCGGCGGGGTCAGCCAGACGCCCGACTACTGGGGCAACGACTACTTCGATGACACGTACTTCGACCGGGGCGAGCCGCGATCCTTCGACGGCTATTGCACCGACGTCTGGTTCAGCCAGGCGATGGAGTTCATCCAGCAGAACGCTAGCTCGGAGAGCCCGTTCCTCTGCTATCTGGCAACGAACGCCCCGCACGCCCCCTACCGCGTTCCCGAACGCTACGCCGAGCCGTACGTCGGTCGCGTTCCCGACGACCGCGCCCGCTTCTACGGTATGATCGCCAACATCGATGAGAACGTCGGGCGGCTACGCGCGCATCTGTCGGAGCTCGACATCGAGCGCGAGACGGTCTTGATCTTCATGACGGACAACGGCACGTCCGCCGGATGCAGGCTGGATCGCGAGAGCTTCGTAACGGAAGGCTTCAACGCCGGCATGCGCGGCGTCAAAGGCTCCGAGTACGACGGCGGACACCGCACGCCGTTCTTCCTGCGCCTGCCAGGCGGAACCGGACGCGACGTGACTCAGCTCACGGCGAACATCGACATCCTCCCGACACTGGCAGAGCTCTGCGGCATGTCGCACGAATCGCTGTCCAGCGTCCATGGCACGAGCCTGGTTCCCCTGATCCGGGGAGATGGACACGGCTGGCGCGACCGTGTCGTGGTCACCGACTCGCAGCGCGTCGAGCGCCCGATCAAGTGGCGCAAGAGCGCGACGATGACCGCGCGCTGGCGGCTCGTGAACGGCACGGACCTCTACGACATCCTCGCAGACCCCGAACAGCGAACGGACCTCGCGGTGGCGCATCCCGACGTCGTCGAGGGGCTGCGCGAATCCTACGAACGCTGGTGGGAACTCGTCTCGGAGCGGTTCGATGACGACCCGGCGATCATCGTCGGAACCGACGCCGAGCCCGTCACCGACCTGACATCGCACGACTGGCACAACGAGCAGAGCGACTGCGCCTGGAACCAGGGAATGGTTCGCCAGGGGCATCGGTGCAACGGCGACTGGGCAATCGAGGTCGCTTCGGGCGGAGTCTACCGTGTCGAGCTCCGCCGCTGGCCCATCGAAGAGGGCCGCGCAATGTCGGAGGGCATCCCCGGCGAGACGATCGACTGGTACACCGGAGGCAGAGCGATTCCGTTCGTCGTCGCGCGTCTGCGAGTCGGCGAGCGCGAGTGGTCGCAGGAGGTCGATCCAGCCAGTCCAGGCGTCGCGTTCAGCGTCGATCTGCCGGAAGGACGGATGCGCCTCCAGACGTGGCTCACCGAGGCCACCGGCGAGCAACTGGGCGCGTACTACGTTTACATCTCGCGGCAAGCGTGAAGGGAGTCGTTATGTCGAGTGGGCTGCCCAACATCGTCTTCATCCTCGCCGACGACATGGGGTACGGCGACGTCGGCTGCTACGGCGCGACGAAGATACCGACGCCTAACATGGACCGGCTCGCGTCCGAAGGGATGCGGTTCACCGACGCCCACTCGGCGTCTGCCGTCTGCACGCCAAGCCGGTACGGCATCTTGACGGGGCGCTACTGCTGGAGAACACGCCTCACGAGCGGCGTCCTCGGAGGGTTCGGCGCGCCGCTGATCACGGGAACGCGCCGCACCGTCGCCGACTTGCTTCGGGAGCGCGGCTACACGACGGCAGCCATCGGCAAGTGGCATCTGGGCCTCGATTGGCGCGTCCAAGGCGGACGACGGCTGTCCGATGTCCACGGCAACGACGGCGGATGGAACCTCGACGGGTTCGACGTCGACTACGAGCATCCCTTCGCCGATGGACCGCTCGCGCATGGGTTCGACACATGGTTCGGGATCGCCGGCTCGCTCGACATGCCGCCCTACTGTTTCCTCGAGAACAACCGCCCGTTCGGCGTTCCAGACCGCGAGAAAGCCGTGCTCTACAACCAGCAGCGGATGGGTCCACAGACGGCGGATTGGCGGGACGATCAGGTAGACACGACGTTCGCGAAACGCGCCGTGGATTACATCGAGGACTGCTCCCAGTCGCAGGGTCGCAAGCCCTTCTTCCTCTACTTGACGCCGTCATCACCTCACCGGCCGTGCGAGGTCCGTCCAGACTTCGTCGTTGGCGCGAGCCAGGCTGGAGACCGGGGCGACATGGTCGTCCTGTTCGACTGGGTCGTCGGGCAGGTGATGGACGCCCTCGACCGATGCGGCGTCGCAGAGAACACGCTGCTGGTCGTTACGAGCGACAACGGAGCGCGGGCGACCTGCGCCAACGGCGAGGACTACGGTCATCGGTCAAACGGTCGGTGGCGCGGTCAGAAAGCCGACATCTGGGACGGTGGGCACCGGGAACCGTTCATCGTGCGATGGGCGAACGGCGTTCGGGCGGCAACCGTCTGCGACGCGCCGATCTGTCTCGGCGACTTCGCCGCGACGGTCGCGGACGTGGTCGAGTCGCCGCTGCCAGCGGACATGGGCGAGGACAGCCACAGCTATTACCCGTCGCTGCTCGACCCGCGCGTCGTCTCGCGCCGACCGGCAATCGTGCACCACTCGCTCGACGGCATGTTCTCGATCCGCCACGAAGGTTGGAAGCTCATCGAAGGACTCGGATCGGGAGGCTTCTCGGAGCCTCGTCGCGAGGAGCCTGCCGACGGTGGGCCCGTCGGGCAGCTCTACGACCTCGCGTCGGACCCGTCCGAGCAGAGCAACGTCTGGGCGGAGCGCCCCGACGTCGTGAACCATCTGTCGTCTCTGCTGGACGGTTTCCACCGTTCGGGAAGAAGCGTCTCGCATTGAGGGAGGGCGAGCCAAGCCAATGAGCGTCCAAGTCACTGCTGCACACCTGAGCGCCGCTGAGGCGCTCGTCGAGCGGGCGCATCGGAACGGCGGGCTCGCCCCCGTCGATCTGGAGCGGTTCTGGGCGGACCAACGGATCGCGTCCGCGAACCCGTTTGGCGCGGATATCCCGCAAGTGGCGTTTGGCGCCGCGTGCAACGGCGAGTGCGTCTTCGAGGAGCTCGGGATTCCGCAGAACACGTCGCGTTACCAGAGCGATTCCGAGTGGCGGCTAGCTCTGAACCGCGAATACAACGACCGTGCGGAACAGACCGTCGGTCGGCGGCTACTCGACGAGCGCCAGCCGGGACCGGCGCGGCGCGGCTATCCGAAAGTCAAGGAGCTCTACGAAATCTTCGAGATGGAGAACCGGTGGGACGACATCAGTCAAAGCTATTGGCTGCATCAGGCGGTATTCGATGAGGACGAGCTCAGCCGCTTGCTCGACCGCGTCGAAGCGCGCCTGGAGCGGCTCCGCGAGTTCCTGCTGCCGCCAGGATGGGACGACGTTCACGCGGAGCTGATGGCGGAGGACGTGCGTCCGCCGCTCTACCGCGGTCAGCGCGGTCCCGTGACCTTCGCGATGTCCCTCTTCGGCGTCGAGGGCATCATCTACCTGATCGCCGACCGCCCGAAGCTCGCGGCTCGCCTGCGCGACGCCATCCTCAACGCGATGCTAGGCAAGATCCGCATCCACGACGCGGAGGCTGGCTACACGGCGGAGACGAAGCCGCGCGGGTTCAGCTTCCTCGACGACAACTGCGCCATGCTGAACGTCGAGATGTACGAGTTCTTCGGATATCCCATCGTGAAGGGCGTGTGGGACGAATGCAGCCCGGACCCGAAGGACTCGCGCTACCAGCACAGCGACTCGGACATGGAACACCTGCTGCCGGTCCTCGGGCGATGCCGGATGACGGGAGTCAACTTCGGGCCCAACGTCATGGCGGACGACATCCGCCGCCACATGCCGGAAGCCGTCATCTACGGCGTCCTAGCGCCCTTCACCTACTCGCGGAACCAAGAGGTCAACATCGTCGCGGAGTTCCTGAGAGACCACGAGCGAACCCGTGACTCCCGAGGGCTCGTGTTCGCGACCGCTGGCAGCATCAACAACGGCTCGCGTCTGACCGGGATGCGCCTCATCATGTCGGCGATCCAGCAGTACGGCAGGTTCGACGCCTGAGAACACGTCAGCCGTTACAGCGCGGCGCGCACGCCGACACCAACGCGCTGACGCGTCGTCGCACGCGTGACGTCGCTCTCCACCCCTTCCGAGAAGGTGACCGCGTAGGCGGCGTCGAGCTTCACCCGAGGCGCGATGGGAACCGACAAGCCGGCAGTCATCGTGACCGGTTCCTGACGGACGTCCACCCACGTCTGCGGGAGCATCCCGAACTGGATCCCAGCCCTCAGCGCCGCGCCGCCACCGAGGTCAACCTCGGCGCTGGCGCTCGCGTCCACCGTCGGCTGATAGTATCGGGCGAACTGACGGGCGTCCACATCTCGGGCGGGAGATGGCGCGTAGTACGCCTCTTCCCAATCCACCCGTCGGACGGCAGCGGAGAGCGTGAACGGGAACGCGCGAACGGTCACGCCACCGTGCAGCTCAGCGGGAAGATGCAGCGTGTAGTCGGTGATGCCGGAGTCCCCGTCTTGATCCCGCGTTCCGTCG is a genomic window containing:
- a CDS encoding arylsulfatase, whose translation is MSSGLPNIVFILADDMGYGDVGCYGATKIPTPNMDRLASEGMRFTDAHSASAVCTPSRYGILTGRYCWRTRLTSGVLGGFGAPLITGTRRTVADLLRERGYTTAAIGKWHLGLDWRVQGGRRLSDVHGNDGGWNLDGFDVDYEHPFADGPLAHGFDTWFGIAGSLDMPPYCFLENNRPFGVPDREKAVLYNQQRMGPQTADWRDDQVDTTFAKRAVDYIEDCSQSQGRKPFFLYLTPSSPHRPCEVRPDFVVGASQAGDRGDMVVLFDWVVGQVMDALDRCGVAENTLLVVTSDNGARATCANGEDYGHRSNGRWRGQKADIWDGGHREPFIVRWANGVRAATVCDAPICLGDFAATVADVVESPLPADMGEDSHSYYPSLLDPRVVSRRPAIVHHSLDGMFSIRHEGWKLIEGLGSGGFSEPRREEPADGGPVGQLYDLASDPSEQSNVWAERPDVVNHLSSLLDGFHRSGRSVSH
- a CDS encoding arylsulfatase yields the protein MSQAELPNRPNVVFVITDDQGYGDLSCHGNPVLRTPNLDRLHDESIRLTNFHVGPTCAPTRAGLMTGRYCNCTGVWHTIAGRSLLRQGEVTMADVFRASGYRTGMFGKWHLGDNYPFRPHDRGFDVALYHGGGGVSQTPDYWGNDYFDDTYFDRGEPRSFDGYCTDVWFSQAMEFIQQNASSESPFLCYLATNAPHAPYRVPERYAEPYVGRVPDDRARFYGMIANIDENVGRLRAHLSELDIERETVLIFMTDNGTSAGCRLDRESFVTEGFNAGMRGVKGSEYDGGHRTPFFLRLPGGTGRDVTQLTANIDILPTLAELCGMSHESLSSVHGTSLVPLIRGDGHGWRDRVVVTDSQRVERPIKWRKSATMTARWRLVNGTDLYDILADPEQRTDLAVAHPDVVEGLRESYERWWELVSERFDDDPAIIVGTDAEPVTDLTSHDWHNEQSDCAWNQGMVRQGHRCNGDWAIEVASGGVYRVELRRWPIEEGRAMSEGIPGETIDWYTGGRAIPFVVARLRVGEREWSQEVDPASPGVAFSVDLPEGRMRLQTWLTEATGEQLGAYYVYISRQA
- a CDS encoding methylcobamide--CoM methyltransferase encodes the protein MSSDALFEPLPREEVTKAVERRYPSRIPLVRARWWGEGLWNQHGERLNELGKYPEDTVTLWANPLDIGRMGLSWKAQRSGRGHDSNCIIDDWAHLDEFIEKMPDPEEDPQYDGLIEQAAKLKASGRYILFGWWALFFERPWGIRGMENLMLDYHLEPENIHRLHDALCEQYCRHLRRAARDLGPDGFWTSDDLGHQTQLMMSPPVYREFLLPYYQRVGDCLRELGMHWWLHSCGNNTEILGDLADAGVDVFHPVQKHTMDEQSVSDIYGDRMTFLAGIDVQHILPEDDPAGVRREVRYLIDTFDREGGGMCLGAGNGIVGGTPFENIEAFLHEAIVYGAEHRGRFAR